In Streptomyces sp. NBC_00569, a single genomic region encodes these proteins:
- a CDS encoding HipA family kinase, whose translation MLREVTAVRYLTPLRTGGSVPGVVEADDLGTYVVKFTGSAQGRKALVAEIVVGELARRLGLRFPELVLTHFDPEVAAHEPHQEVQDLLRASDGLNLGMDFLPGAKDFTPEVAAAFTVGPLEAGKIVWLDALTVNVDRTIHSSNLMIWPTFGIQEPKLWLIDHGAALIFHHRWDASAPDKAYDFRHHALGAYGPDTAAADAELAPLVTEEMLREITALVPDAWLTDEPGFTSPDEVREAYVSYLAARARTSGAWLPTDFPSRDQLAAADARRAADTEKGRPDWLKRVPDLHGKPAAEQDWSVHLG comes from the coding sequence GTGCTGCGAGAAGTGACGGCTGTCCGGTATCTGACTCCCCTGCGGACCGGCGGCTCCGTGCCGGGGGTCGTCGAGGCCGACGACCTGGGGACCTACGTCGTGAAGTTCACCGGCTCCGCGCAGGGCCGCAAGGCGCTCGTCGCGGAGATCGTCGTCGGTGAGCTCGCGCGCCGCCTCGGCCTGCGCTTCCCCGAGCTGGTCCTCACGCACTTCGACCCCGAGGTGGCCGCCCACGAGCCGCACCAGGAGGTCCAGGACCTGCTGCGCGCGAGCGACGGGCTCAACCTCGGGATGGACTTCCTGCCGGGCGCGAAGGACTTCACGCCCGAGGTCGCCGCCGCCTTCACGGTCGGCCCGCTGGAGGCCGGGAAGATCGTGTGGCTCGACGCTCTCACGGTCAACGTGGACCGTACGATCCACAGTTCGAACCTGATGATCTGGCCCACCTTCGGCATCCAGGAGCCGAAGCTGTGGCTGATCGACCACGGCGCGGCCCTGATCTTCCACCACCGCTGGGACGCGTCCGCGCCCGACAAGGCGTACGACTTCCGCCATCACGCCCTCGGCGCCTACGGGCCCGACACGGCGGCCGCCGACGCGGAGCTGGCACCCCTCGTCACCGAGGAGATGCTCCGCGAGATCACCGCTCTCGTCCCCGACGCGTGGCTGACCGACGAGCCGGGCTTCACCTCGCCGGACGAGGTCCGCGAGGCATACGTCTCCTACCTCGCGGCCCGCGCCCGTACGTCCGGCGCCTGGCTGCCGACGGACTTCCCGTCGCGCGACCAGCTCGCGGCGGCCGACGCACGCCGCGCCGCCGACACGGAGAAGGGCCGCCCCGACTGGCTCAAACGCGTCCCCGACCTGCACGGCAAGCCGGCCGCCGAGCAGGACTGGTCCGTCCACCTCGGCTGA
- a CDS encoding FAD-dependent monooxygenase has protein sequence MVNGGRVAVVGGSIAGCAAALAAHRGGADEIVVYERAAGSLAERGVGLAVHDARYAELESAGYMDAGMPWVGLVRRRWYVRDGDGGSARDTVLGREIATMPFPFRTYNWGPLWRELRRAVPAGVEFRTGAAVARVEATAGGARVHCAAGGAEEFGLVIGADGYRSAVRACAFPDVQPRYAGYLAWRGAFPAERLAEPGLWAEEDCAYVVFPGGHLIVYRIPDGGPAGGHRVNWVLYTAPPPGVDAALRVDLPTSLPPGTLTDALHSHLAHVAEELLPSYWGDLVRLTTPEELALQPMYDFTAPRYATGRFLLAGDAATVARPHTGAGAVKALQDGAALESALRSAADVDEALAAYDDSRTAAGGALVGLGRSLGRALVQETPDWRELDRAGLEAWWAQADGTGVFGGKQLDSGTGPHPR, from the coding sequence ATGGTGAACGGTGGCCGGGTCGCGGTCGTGGGCGGGAGCATCGCGGGCTGCGCGGCGGCTCTCGCGGCGCATCGCGGGGGCGCGGACGAGATCGTCGTGTACGAGCGGGCCGCGGGCTCCCTCGCGGAGCGCGGCGTGGGGCTCGCGGTGCACGACGCGCGGTACGCCGAGCTGGAGTCGGCCGGGTACATGGACGCGGGCATGCCGTGGGTGGGCCTGGTGCGCCGCCGCTGGTACGTACGCGACGGAGACGGCGGGTCCGCGAGGGACACAGTGCTCGGCCGCGAGATCGCCACCATGCCGTTCCCGTTCCGTACGTACAACTGGGGGCCGCTCTGGCGCGAACTGCGCCGGGCGGTGCCGGCGGGCGTCGAGTTCCGTACGGGTGCGGCGGTGGCGCGGGTCGAGGCGACGGCGGGCGGGGCCCGCGTGCACTGCGCGGCCGGCGGCGCCGAGGAGTTCGGCCTCGTCATCGGCGCGGACGGCTACCGCTCGGCGGTCAGGGCCTGCGCGTTCCCCGACGTACAGCCACGGTACGCGGGGTATCTGGCCTGGCGGGGCGCGTTCCCGGCCGAGCGCCTCGCCGAGCCCGGGCTGTGGGCCGAGGAGGACTGCGCGTACGTCGTGTTCCCCGGCGGACACCTCATCGTCTACCGGATCCCGGACGGCGGCCCGGCCGGCGGCCACCGCGTGAACTGGGTTCTCTACACGGCTCCCCCGCCGGGCGTCGACGCGGCGCTGCGCGTCGACCTGCCGACGAGCCTGCCGCCCGGCACCCTCACCGACGCGCTGCACTCCCATCTCGCCCATGTGGCCGAGGAGTTGCTGCCGTCGTACTGGGGCGACCTGGTCCGCCTCACCACCCCGGAGGAGCTCGCGCTCCAGCCCATGTACGACTTCACGGCCCCGCGGTACGCGACGGGCCGGTTCCTGCTGGCCGGGGACGCGGCGACGGTCGCGCGCCCGCACACCGGGGCGGGCGCGGTGAAGGCCCTCCAGGACGGCGCCGCCCTCGAATCCGCGTTGCGCTCCGCGGCGGACGTCGACGAGGCGCTCGCCGCGTACGACGACTCCCGCACGGCCGCCGGCGGTGCGCTGGTCGGGCTCGGGCGGAGCCTGGGCCGGGCGCTCGTGCAGGAGACCCCCGACTGGCGGGAGTTGGACCGGGCCGGGCTCGAGGCATGGTGGGCACAGGCGGACGGAACCGGGGTGTTCGGCGGGAAACAGCTGGATTCCGGCACCGGCCCGCATCCCCGCTGA
- a CDS encoding VWA domain-containing protein, whose translation MIIRKRLAAGTCVLFAALTMGLTPVGASAADNPDGQPTAAPKVELVLDVSGSMRARDIDGGSRMAAAKQAFNEVLDATPKEVELGIRTLGADYRGEDRKVGCKDTAQLYPVGPLDRTEAKTAVATLSPTGWTPIGPALLKAAEDLDGGDGSRRIVLISDGEDTCQPLDPCEVARDIAAKGINLTIDTLGLVPDAKTRDQLSCIAEATGGTYTSVRHTDELTDRVGQLVDRAADPVVNPVAVEGTDECTGAPEIKPGLYTDRETFGEHRFYRVAVAPGQELRASVSVAADRAVNKDYGVLLRAVTEHGREIVRGSEAGDGRTDVISTGLRYPKPEQDGDEAAPETVCLQVSNSYSAPASVKTTPGLPVELTVDVVDAPSAASDVAAFGLGRGWWLLGALVLTGFAAGVLWGWISRWRVAVWRTN comes from the coding sequence ATGATCATAAGAAAACGGCTGGCGGCGGGAACCTGCGTCCTGTTCGCCGCCCTGACCATGGGGCTGACACCCGTCGGCGCCTCCGCGGCGGACAATCCCGACGGGCAGCCCACGGCCGCTCCGAAGGTCGAGCTCGTGCTCGATGTGAGCGGTTCCATGCGGGCGCGCGACATCGACGGCGGAAGCCGCATGGCCGCCGCGAAGCAGGCGTTCAACGAGGTGCTCGACGCGACGCCGAAGGAGGTCGAGCTCGGCATCCGCACGCTGGGCGCCGACTACCGCGGCGAGGACCGGAAGGTGGGCTGCAAGGACACCGCGCAGCTCTACCCGGTCGGGCCGCTCGACCGCACCGAGGCGAAGACCGCCGTCGCCACCCTCTCGCCGACCGGCTGGACGCCGATCGGCCCCGCGCTCCTGAAGGCGGCCGAGGACCTGGACGGCGGCGACGGATCGCGCCGCATCGTCCTCATCAGCGACGGCGAGGACACCTGCCAGCCGCTGGACCCGTGCGAGGTCGCGCGCGACATCGCCGCCAAGGGCATCAACCTCACCATCGACACGCTCGGCCTGGTCCCGGACGCCAAGACGCGTGACCAGCTCAGCTGCATCGCCGAGGCCACCGGCGGGACCTACACCTCCGTGCGGCACACCGACGAACTCACCGACCGCGTCGGCCAGTTGGTGGACCGGGCGGCCGACCCCGTGGTCAACCCCGTGGCCGTCGAGGGCACCGACGAGTGCACCGGCGCGCCGGAGATCAAGCCCGGTCTGTACACGGACCGCGAGACGTTCGGGGAGCACCGCTTCTACCGTGTGGCCGTCGCTCCCGGACAGGAACTGCGCGCCTCGGTGAGCGTCGCCGCGGACCGCGCCGTCAACAAGGACTACGGCGTGCTGCTGCGCGCGGTCACCGAGCACGGCCGTGAGATCGTCCGGGGCTCGGAGGCGGGCGACGGGCGTACGGACGTGATCTCGACGGGTCTGCGCTACCCGAAGCCCGAGCAGGACGGCGACGAGGCGGCGCCCGAGACCGTGTGCCTCCAGGTGTCGAACTCCTACTCGGCCCCCGCGTCGGTCAAGACGACGCCGGGGCTCCCGGTCGAGCTGACCGTCGACGTCGTGGACGCGCCGAGCGCGGCGTCCGACGTGGCCGCGTTCGGCCTCGGCCGCGGCTGGTGGCTGCTCGGCGCCCTGGTGCTCACCGGCTTCGCCGCGGGTGTGCTGTGGGGCTGGATCTCGCGCTGGCGGGTCGCGGTCTGGAGGACCAACTGA
- a CDS encoding winged helix-turn-helix transcriptional regulator: protein MPRRSYDQYCAAARALDAVGDRWTLLIVRELLAGPRRYTDLHADLPGVSTDVLASRLKDMEREGVAERRRLPAPVSAYVYELTPRGRQLLPVLQALGEWGAPALEERGPTDAVRAHWFALPLLSHLERLGGEGVVEVRLDEGEFHVRVGGSGADGPVYGEGPVAGESDARLVLGTETCVAVVRGELTLEEAARAGRVAVSGDGALAKALRVA, encoded by the coding sequence ATGCCACGCCGAAGCTACGACCAGTACTGCGCCGCCGCCCGCGCCCTCGACGCCGTCGGGGACCGCTGGACGCTCCTGATCGTCCGTGAGCTCCTCGCGGGGCCGCGCCGCTACACCGATCTGCACGCCGACCTGCCCGGCGTCAGCACGGACGTACTCGCCTCACGTCTGAAGGACATGGAGCGCGAAGGCGTCGCGGAGCGCCGCAGGCTTCCCGCGCCCGTCTCGGCGTATGTGTACGAACTGACCCCGCGCGGAAGGCAGTTGCTGCCGGTGCTCCAGGCGCTGGGGGAGTGGGGCGCGCCGGCCCTGGAGGAGCGCGGGCCCACGGACGCGGTGCGCGCGCACTGGTTCGCCCTGCCTCTCCTGAGCCATCTGGAGCGGCTGGGCGGCGAGGGCGTGGTGGAAGTACGCCTCGACGAGGGGGAGTTCCATGTGCGGGTCGGCGGCTCGGGCGCGGACGGGCCTGTGTACGGCGAGGGGCCCGTGGCCGGTGAGTCCGACGCGCGGCTCGTCCTCGGCACGGAGACCTGTGTCGCCGTGGTGCGGGGCGAGCTGACGCTGGAGGAGGCGGCGCGCGCCGGCCGTGTCGCCGTGTCCGGGGACGGCGCCCTGGCGAAGGCGCTGCGGGTGGCGTGA
- a CDS encoding pyridoxal phosphate-dependent aminotransferase, with the protein MEFRQSSKLSEVCYEIRGPVIEHANALEEAGHSVLRLNTGNPALFGFEAPEEIVQDMIRMLPQAHGYTDSRGVLSARRAVAQRYQALGLEVGVDDVFLGNGVSELVSMAVQALLEDGDEVLIPAPDFPLWTAVTTLSGGKAVHYVCDESADWYPDLDDMAAKITDRTKAVVIINPNNPTGAVYPKEIIEGILDLARRHGLMVLADEIYDQILYDDAVHHSAAALAPDLVVLTFCGLSKTYRVAGFRSGWLVVTGPRQHARDYLEGLTMLASMRLCANAPAQYAIQAALGGRQSIRELTAPGGRLLEQRDKAWEKLNEIPGVSCVKPKGALYAFPRIDPKVHPIVDDEKFVLDLLLREKIQVVQGTGFNWPRPDHFRILTLPYADDLDAAISRIGRFLSGYRQ; encoded by the coding sequence ATGGAGTTCCGGCAGTCGAGCAAGCTCAGCGAGGTCTGCTACGAGATCCGCGGCCCGGTGATCGAGCACGCCAACGCCCTTGAGGAGGCGGGCCACAGCGTCCTGCGCCTCAACACCGGCAACCCCGCGCTCTTCGGCTTCGAGGCGCCCGAGGAGATCGTCCAGGACATGATCCGGATGCTCCCCCAGGCCCATGGCTACACCGACTCGCGGGGCGTCCTGTCCGCCCGCCGCGCCGTCGCCCAGCGCTACCAGGCGCTCGGCCTCGAGGTCGGCGTCGACGACGTGTTCCTCGGCAACGGCGTGTCCGAGCTGGTCTCCATGGCCGTACAGGCACTCCTGGAGGACGGCGACGAAGTCCTCATCCCCGCCCCGGACTTCCCGCTGTGGACGGCCGTCACGACGCTCTCCGGCGGCAAGGCCGTGCACTACGTCTGCGACGAGTCGGCCGACTGGTACCCCGACCTCGACGACATGGCCGCGAAGATCACCGACCGCACCAAGGCCGTCGTCATCATCAACCCCAACAACCCCACGGGCGCCGTCTACCCGAAGGAGATCATCGAGGGCATCCTCGACCTCGCCCGCCGGCACGGCCTGATGGTGCTCGCCGACGAGATCTACGACCAGATCCTGTACGACGACGCGGTCCACCACAGCGCCGCCGCCCTCGCCCCCGACCTGGTCGTCCTCACCTTCTGCGGGCTCTCCAAGACATACCGCGTCGCGGGCTTCCGCTCCGGCTGGCTGGTCGTCACGGGACCGCGGCAGCACGCCCGTGACTACCTGGAGGGCCTGACGATGCTCGCCTCCATGAGGCTGTGCGCCAACGCCCCCGCCCAGTACGCCATCCAGGCCGCGCTCGGCGGCCGCCAGTCCATCCGCGAACTGACCGCGCCGGGCGGCCGCCTCCTCGAACAGCGCGACAAGGCCTGGGAGAAGCTCAACGAGATCCCGGGGGTCTCCTGCGTGAAGCCCAAGGGCGCCCTGTACGCGTTCCCGCGCATCGACCCCAAGGTCCACCCCATCGTCGACGACGAGAAGTTCGTCCTCGACCTGCTGCTCCGCGAGAAGATCCAGGTTGTCCAGGGTACCGGCTTCAACTGGCCGCGCCCGGACCACTTCCGCATCCTCACCCTCCCGTACGCTGACGATCTAGACGCCGCGATCAGCCGGATCGGCCGCTTCCTGAGTGGGTACCGCCAGTGA
- a CDS encoding peptidase codes for MTFCTTCALPSLTQFASPELVEAIVEGGHDRADDPAWETSGAATVEDYARWCGHLCGLTCLRMALGPTAPSLFDLRDGALKYGAYTVDAEGDIHGLIYAPFAEYAREELGLDATVHRTLTVDEISGLLDGGRTVMASVHYGIRRPERPAPGRGGHLVLLTAHDGDRFRFHNPSGISPETRCAELPSATFETFFAGRGVSLGPGHGAGPRA; via the coding sequence GTGACGTTCTGCACCACCTGCGCCCTGCCGAGCCTGACGCAGTTCGCCTCGCCCGAACTCGTCGAGGCGATCGTGGAGGGCGGCCACGACCGCGCGGACGACCCCGCCTGGGAGACCTCGGGCGCGGCCACGGTGGAGGACTACGCGCGGTGGTGCGGCCATCTGTGCGGCCTGACCTGCCTGCGCATGGCACTCGGCCCGACCGCTCCCAGCCTGTTCGACCTGCGTGACGGAGCGCTCAAGTACGGCGCGTACACCGTGGACGCGGAGGGCGACATCCACGGTCTGATCTACGCCCCGTTCGCCGAGTACGCCCGCGAGGAACTCGGCCTGGACGCGACCGTGCACCGCACACTGACGGTCGACGAGATCTCCGGGCTGCTCGATGGGGGCCGTACGGTCATGGCGTCGGTCCACTACGGGATCCGGCGCCCGGAACGGCCCGCGCCCGGCCGGGGCGGACACCTGGTCCTGCTCACGGCCCACGACGGTGACCGCTTCCGCTTCCACAACCCGTCGGGGATCAGCCCCGAGACCCGTTGCGCGGAACTGCCGTCGGCGACGTTCGAGACGTTCTTCGCGGGGCGGGGAGTCTCGTTGGGTCCCGGACACGGAGCGGGTCCGAGGGCGTAG
- a CDS encoding DUF7873 family protein has product MATKLNQIIAVEKGVKSKAHQDLTAAHHGLHKPALLAGISRTYQPKDEEGEQLPPESTRVQVRAEHVLRDTAKTLTRLFDVTATKDWANCEARADVTVDGRAVLSQVPVAYLLFLEKQLVDLNAFVRKLPVLDASEAWTQDPSTDDWKTEPVRTLRTKKVPRNHVKAEATEKHPAQVEVYYEDVPVGYWTTVKFSGALPARRVNELLERIERLQQAVKFAREEANAAEVADQRAGDPVFSYLFG; this is encoded by the coding sequence GTGGCAACGAAACTCAATCAGATCATCGCAGTCGAGAAAGGCGTCAAGTCCAAGGCACACCAGGACCTGACGGCGGCCCATCACGGGCTTCACAAGCCGGCACTCCTGGCCGGGATCTCGCGTACCTACCAGCCCAAGGACGAGGAGGGCGAGCAGCTGCCGCCCGAGTCGACACGGGTCCAGGTGAGGGCCGAGCACGTGCTGCGGGACACCGCGAAGACGCTCACCCGGCTGTTCGATGTGACCGCCACCAAGGACTGGGCGAACTGCGAGGCGCGCGCCGATGTCACCGTCGACGGACGGGCCGTCCTGAGCCAGGTGCCGGTCGCGTATCTGCTCTTCCTGGAGAAGCAGCTCGTCGACCTTAACGCCTTCGTGCGCAAGCTGCCCGTGCTCGACGCCTCCGAGGCGTGGACGCAGGACCCGTCGACCGACGACTGGAAGACGGAGCCGGTGCGGACGCTGCGCACCAAGAAGGTGCCGCGCAACCACGTGAAGGCCGAGGCGACCGAGAAGCACCCGGCGCAGGTCGAGGTGTACTACGAGGACGTGCCCGTCGGGTACTGGACGACCGTGAAGTTCTCCGGGGCGCTGCCCGCGCGCAGGGTGAACGAGCTGCTCGAGCGGATCGAGAGGCTCCAGCAGGCCGTCAAGTTCGCCCGCGAGGAGGCGAACGCGGCGGAGGTCGCCGACCAGCGGGCGGGTGACCCCGTGTTCAGCTACCTCTTCGGCTGA
- a CDS encoding SWIM zinc finger family protein, whose product MTPHTPGRAGAHAQARARVDDRRRTFPPLPPRTRTADDFALTWWGNAWVDALVDTALDTARLTRGRAYADRGHVDAITATPGRVMAYVHGSRPRPYRTEIRLRTLHDDDWERILDTAAARPDHMAALLDKDVPHALAAVADLLPAVGDLIPDCSCPDDGHPCKHAAALCYQTARLLDEDPFVLFLLRGRGEQELLADLTRRNAARAAGERSATAPALPSVEAREALAPRTLPHLPPPFPAPAHPGRPPVYPHASGAPDPLALDLLATEAAARAHTFLTRGIDPIAGLTPWQDAVRLAAAHPGSGLAASTRALYKSLAQGTGRTATDLARAVAAWRQGGLAGLDVLEGEWDPPAGPFDRARPALIAADFPHFRPHRNRLSTDNLQLRLGREGLWYGYESDPGREDWWPRGTPDTDPVGALTALLGR is encoded by the coding sequence ATGACCCCCCACACGCCGGGCCGCGCGGGCGCGCACGCCCAGGCCCGCGCCCGCGTCGACGACCGCCGCCGCACCTTCCCGCCCCTGCCGCCCCGCACCCGCACGGCCGACGACTTCGCCCTGACCTGGTGGGGGAACGCGTGGGTGGACGCCCTCGTGGACACGGCGCTCGACACGGCCCGCCTCACCCGCGGCCGCGCCTACGCCGACCGAGGGCACGTCGACGCCATCACCGCGACCCCCGGCCGCGTCATGGCCTACGTCCACGGCTCACGCCCCCGGCCGTACCGCACGGAGATCCGTCTGCGCACCCTTCACGACGACGACTGGGAGCGCATCCTCGACACGGCGGCCGCCCGCCCCGACCACATGGCCGCGCTCCTCGACAAGGACGTGCCGCACGCGCTGGCCGCCGTCGCCGACCTCCTGCCCGCCGTCGGCGACCTGATCCCCGACTGCTCCTGCCCGGACGACGGTCACCCCTGCAAGCACGCGGCCGCGCTCTGCTACCAGACGGCACGACTGCTCGACGAGGACCCGTTCGTCCTGTTCCTGCTGCGTGGCCGCGGCGAACAGGAGCTCCTCGCCGACCTGACCCGGCGCAACGCGGCCCGTGCCGCCGGCGAGCGCTCCGCCACGGCTCCCGCGCTGCCCTCGGTCGAGGCCCGCGAAGCCCTCGCCCCCCGCACCCTGCCGCACCTGCCCCCGCCGTTCCCGGCCCCCGCGCACCCGGGCCGCCCGCCCGTCTACCCGCACGCCTCCGGCGCCCCCGACCCGCTCGCCCTCGACCTCCTCGCCACGGAGGCCGCGGCCCGCGCCCACACGTTCCTCACCCGGGGCATCGACCCGATCGCCGGACTCACCCCCTGGCAGGACGCGGTCCGGCTCGCCGCCGCCCACCCCGGCTCCGGCCTCGCGGCGTCCACGCGCGCGCTGTACAAGTCCCTCGCCCAGGGCACCGGACGCACGGCCACCGACCTGGCCCGCGCCGTCGCCGCCTGGCGCCAGGGCGGACTCGCGGGCCTGGACGTCCTCGAAGGGGAGTGGGACCCGCCGGCCGGTCCCTTCGACCGCGCCCGCCCGGCCCTCATCGCCGCGGACTTCCCCCACTTCCGCCCCCACCGTAACCGGCTCTCGACCGACAACCTCCAGCTCCGCCTCGGCCGCGAAGGCCTCTGGTACGGCTACGAGTCGGACCCCGGCCGCGAGGACTGGTGGCCGAGAGGCACCCCCGACACGGACCCGGTGGGCGCCCTCACGGCATTGCTCGGCCGCTGA